A region of Paenibacillus sp. 37 DNA encodes the following proteins:
- a CDS encoding trans-sulfuration enzyme family protein has product MSESNNKPNSELKFDTKLLHFGDEIDKTTGASSVPIYQASTFHHFDIFNPPQHDYSRSGNPTRQALEDYITLLEGGARGFAYSSGMAAISSVFMMFSAGDHMIVTEDVYGGTYRLLTSILSRMQIETTFVDMTNIDEVKAALKPNTKAVYMETPSNPTLRITDIAAVTDWSKEHDLITILDNTFMTPYYQRPIELGVDIVVHSATKFLGGHSDVLAGLAVARTESLGVQLKQLQNGLGTVLGAQESWLLMRGMKTLGARMAHSERSTAKLAAWLNQRSDITAVFYPGLEDHPGREAHERQSTGYGAVVSFDVGSGDRAKAVLNRVKLPIVAVSLGAVESILSYPAMMSHAAMPADVRRDRGITDGLLRFSVGLEDIEDLIVDLEQALQES; this is encoded by the coding sequence ATGAGTGAGTCCAACAACAAACCCAATTCCGAGTTAAAATTTGATACCAAGTTGCTCCATTTTGGCGATGAAATTGACAAAACGACTGGAGCATCGAGTGTACCGATCTACCAAGCATCAACATTCCATCATTTTGATATCTTCAATCCGCCTCAACATGATTACAGTCGTTCGGGTAATCCGACACGTCAGGCTTTGGAAGATTACATCACATTGCTGGAGGGCGGGGCACGAGGTTTTGCCTATTCTTCAGGGATGGCTGCGATCTCAAGCGTGTTCATGATGTTCTCCGCAGGGGACCACATGATTGTAACGGAAGATGTATATGGAGGTACGTATCGTTTGCTTACTTCCATATTAAGCCGTATGCAGATCGAGACAACCTTTGTAGACATGACCAATATAGATGAAGTAAAAGCGGCACTCAAACCAAACACCAAGGCAGTTTATATGGAGACACCGTCCAACCCTACACTGCGAATTACGGATATCGCTGCTGTAACTGACTGGTCGAAGGAACATGACCTGATCACGATTCTGGACAACACCTTTATGACACCGTACTATCAGCGTCCAATTGAGCTTGGTGTGGACATCGTCGTACATAGTGCTACGAAGTTTCTCGGAGGTCACAGTGATGTACTGGCAGGGTTAGCGGTTGCTCGCACGGAATCACTTGGTGTACAACTGAAACAGTTGCAAAATGGACTTGGAACTGTACTCGGGGCACAAGAATCCTGGCTTCTGATGCGCGGTATGAAAACCTTAGGGGCTCGCATGGCTCATAGTGAACGGAGCACAGCCAAACTGGCGGCATGGCTTAATCAGCGCAGTGATATTACCGCTGTCTTTTATCCTGGACTGGAGGATCATCCGGGCCGTGAGGCACATGAGCGCCAGTCCACAGGATATGGAGCTGTCGTTTCATTTGACGTCGGTTCAGGCGATCGTGCAAAAGCAGTTCTTAACCGGGTGAAGCTCCCCATTGTTGCAGTAAGCCTGGGAGCTGTGGAGAGTATTCTTTCCTACCCAGCGATGATGTCTCATGCGGCAATGCCGGCTGACGTTCGCCGTGACCGTGGCATTACAGATGGGTTGCTGCGCTTCTCGGTAGGTCTGGAAGATATCGAAGATCTGATTGTAGATTTGGAACAAGCACTTCAGGAATCCTAA
- a CDS encoding aldo/keto reductase, giving the protein MKRRILGKTELDVPVLSFGASSLGSVFRDIDRDEGIRTVHAAVDAGMNYIDVSPYYGLTKAETVLGEAIRSLPRSSYMLSTKAGRYGENEFDFSRQRILNSVQESLDRLHTDYIDILFLHDIEFVPAEIIIEVAFPTLLRLKEQGVIRHAGICGLPLPLFEKVLPQIDADAIISYCHYSLNDTSLLSLLPLLEKKEIGLVNASPLSMGLLSTRGAPAWHPADDRVKQLCLKAARFCAEQGSDIAKLAVQFSTSNERIPTTLVSSASQRNILNNAAWVEEPIDQSLLDEVLRILAPLHNETWSSGRPEYNTKPSNTSAEASKGEQR; this is encoded by the coding sequence ATGAAGAGAAGAATACTTGGCAAGACGGAACTGGACGTACCTGTATTGAGCTTTGGAGCATCCTCACTCGGTTCTGTATTTCGTGACATTGACCGGGACGAAGGGATTCGCACTGTACATGCGGCCGTAGATGCAGGGATGAATTACATAGACGTTTCGCCTTACTACGGGCTGACAAAGGCGGAGACAGTGTTGGGTGAGGCCATTCGCAGCTTGCCGCGCAGTTCATATATGTTATCAACCAAAGCCGGACGGTATGGGGAAAATGAGTTTGATTTCTCACGTCAGCGAATTCTGAATAGTGTGCAAGAGAGCCTGGATCGACTGCATACAGACTATATCGACATTCTGTTCCTGCATGATATTGAATTTGTGCCAGCAGAGATTATTATCGAAGTAGCTTTTCCAACGTTGCTGCGTCTGAAAGAGCAGGGAGTTATACGACATGCGGGCATTTGTGGATTACCCTTACCGTTGTTCGAGAAGGTTCTGCCACAGATCGATGCAGATGCGATCATCTCGTATTGTCATTATTCATTGAATGATACCTCATTATTATCGTTATTGCCCCTGTTGGAAAAAAAAGAAATTGGCCTCGTCAATGCTTCACCTCTTTCTATGGGCTTGTTGAGTACCCGAGGGGCTCCTGCCTGGCATCCGGCAGATGATCGGGTGAAACAGCTCTGCTTGAAGGCTGCCCGCTTCTGTGCAGAACAAGGCAGTGACATTGCCAAGCTGGCCGTGCAATTCTCTACGTCGAATGAACGAATTCCAACAACACTGGTGAGCAGTGCCAGCCAGCGCAATATCCTCAATAATGCAGCCTGGGTAGAGGAACCGATCGATCAGAGCTTGCTGGATGAAGTGCTGCGCATTCTGGCCCCATTGCATAACGAGACGTGGTCAAGCGGACGACCTGAATATAATACGAAGCCAAGCAACACGTCAGCAGAAGCATCCAAGGGGGAACAACGATGA
- the mqnC gene encoding cyclic dehypoxanthinyl futalosine synthase — protein MSTVDRILDKALRGERLDLEDTIQLFESNEVDKIGAAANVIMKRMHPEPYRTFVIGRNVNYTNVCDVYCRFCAFYRRPGSDEGYVLPDEVIFQKIQETEDVNGTEILMQGGTNPNLPFSYYTDLLKAIKERFPNITMHSFSPAEIMKMVEVSDGLTLEEVVRAIHEAGLDSLPGGGAEILDDRTRRKISRLKGSWRDWMDVMQTAHRIGMNTTATMVIGLGESMEERALHLLRVREAQDECIANKYDSEGFLAFIPWTFQPDNTNLKLERQTPEEYLKTVAISRLVLDNIKNMQSSWVTMGPEIGKKSLEFGCNDFGSTMIEENVVSAAGATYKVNIESILRLIRESGYIPAQRNTRYDIVRMFDEENAVHEDFVMQN, from the coding sequence ATGAGTACGGTAGACCGTATCTTAGATAAAGCCCTTCGGGGCGAACGTTTGGACTTGGAAGACACGATTCAGCTATTTGAATCCAATGAAGTGGACAAAATCGGGGCAGCTGCTAATGTCATTATGAAACGCATGCACCCTGAACCATACAGAACATTTGTAATTGGGCGTAACGTCAACTACACAAACGTGTGTGATGTGTACTGCCGTTTTTGTGCTTTCTACCGCAGACCTGGTTCGGATGAAGGTTATGTGCTTCCGGACGAAGTGATTTTCCAGAAGATTCAGGAAACTGAAGATGTGAATGGTACCGAAATTTTGATGCAAGGTGGAACGAATCCAAACTTGCCTTTCAGCTATTATACAGACCTGTTGAAAGCCATCAAAGAGCGTTTCCCAAACATCACGATGCACTCTTTCTCCCCAGCGGAGATTATGAAAATGGTTGAAGTATCCGATGGCCTTACATTGGAAGAAGTTGTTCGTGCCATTCACGAAGCTGGACTGGATTCCTTGCCTGGCGGCGGCGCTGAAATTCTGGATGACCGCACACGTCGGAAGATCAGCCGTTTGAAAGGTTCTTGGCGGGATTGGATGGACGTTATGCAAACTGCACACCGCATCGGTATGAACACCACGGCAACGATGGTTATCGGACTTGGTGAATCGATGGAAGAGCGTGCATTACACTTGCTCCGTGTACGTGAGGCTCAGGATGAATGTATTGCGAACAAGTATGACTCCGAAGGTTTCTTGGCATTCATTCCTTGGACTTTCCAGCCAGACAATACCAACCTTAAGCTGGAGCGTCAGACTCCGGAAGAGTACTTGAAGACTGTAGCTATTAGCCGACTGGTGCTGGATAATATCAAGAACATGCAATCCTCTTGGGTAACGATGGGTCCTGAGATCGGTAAGAAGTCGCTTGAATTTGGCTGTAATGACTTCGGTAGCACGATGATTGAAGAGAACGTTGTATCTGCTGCTGGTGCAACTTACAAAGTTAACATCGAATCGATTCTGCGTTTAATTCGGGAGTCCGGTTATATCCCGGCACAACGTAATACCCGATATGACATCGTGCGTATGTTCGATGAAGAGAATGCCGTACATGAAGATTTCGTAATGCAGAACTAA
- a CDS encoding PLP-dependent transferase, giving the protein MEDNNKLKIESRLAQIGSINEPVTGAINFPIYQSTAFRHPKLGQSTGFDYIRTTNPTRKVLEEAAAALESGDAGFACSSGMAALQTIFAMFGQGDHLIVSLDLYGGTYRLLERILSRFGVTASYVDTNDLAALEKVRQPNTKAVFIETPTNPLMMITDVEAVASWAKSYNLLTIVDNTLLTPFFQRPIELGADIIIHSATKYLGGHNDVLAGLIITKGEALSAEMAFLHNSIGAVLSPSDSYQLMKGMKTLALRMERHEHNALTIAKYLLEHPAVVEVYHPGLSDHPGYEIQNKQSTGNTGIFSFKVKDARYVEPLLRHIKLIAFAESLGGVESLMTYPAVQTHADIPLEIREAVGVDDRLLRFSVGIEHADDLIADLGNALTVAQQEVEGGVHS; this is encoded by the coding sequence ATGGAAGACAACAACAAGTTGAAAATCGAAAGCCGCTTAGCACAAATTGGGTCCATCAATGAACCGGTAACAGGCGCCATTAACTTTCCGATCTATCAATCCACTGCGTTTCGCCACCCGAAGCTTGGACAAAGCACGGGGTTTGATTATATTCGTACGACTAATCCAACCCGTAAAGTATTGGAAGAAGCCGCTGCAGCGCTGGAGTCCGGTGATGCAGGGTTTGCCTGTAGCTCGGGAATGGCCGCGCTGCAAACGATTTTTGCCATGTTTGGTCAAGGGGATCATCTGATTGTATCGCTGGATCTGTATGGTGGAACCTATCGTCTGCTGGAACGTATTCTGTCCCGTTTCGGCGTAACTGCAAGTTATGTGGACACGAATGACCTTGCAGCACTGGAGAAGGTTCGTCAGCCGAATACCAAAGCGGTATTTATTGAGACACCAACCAATCCACTGATGATGATCACCGATGTGGAAGCCGTTGCTTCCTGGGCGAAAAGTTACAACCTGTTGACCATTGTTGACAACACGTTGTTGACTCCATTTTTCCAACGTCCGATTGAACTGGGTGCCGATATCATCATTCATAGCGCTACCAAATATCTGGGTGGACACAATGATGTGCTCGCTGGACTAATTATTACCAAAGGTGAAGCGTTATCTGCAGAGATGGCGTTCTTGCATAATTCCATTGGAGCGGTATTGTCTCCAAGTGACTCCTACCAGTTGATGAAAGGGATGAAAACGCTGGCTCTTCGCATGGAGCGTCATGAGCACAATGCACTTACTATTGCTAAATACTTGCTTGAGCACCCAGCGGTGGTTGAAGTGTATCATCCAGGCCTATCCGATCATCCGGGGTATGAAATACAGAATAAACAATCCACCGGTAACACAGGTATCTTCTCTTTCAAAGTGAAGGATGCACGTTATGTTGAACCGTTGCTGCGTCATATCAAACTCATTGCTTTTGCCGAAAGTCTCGGCGGAGTTGAATCACTCATGACTTATCCCGCAGTACAGACTCATGCAGATATTCCGCTTGAAATTCGTGAAGCCGTAGGTGTGGATGACCGTCTGCTCCGGTTCTCCGTAGGCATTGAACATGCAGATGATCTGATTGCAGATCTCGGCAATGCTCTGACAGTTGCACAACAGGAAGTGGAAGGAGGCGTGCACTCATGA
- the metA gene encoding homoserine O-succinyltransferase: protein MPIKIPDTLPAKEVLEGENIFVMDETSAYQQDIRPLRIAILNLMPTKETTETQLLRLVGNTPIQVDVVLVHPKSHTSKNTSQEYLDLFYKTFDEIEHRRFDGMIITGAPVEQMDFEDVNYWNEIQEIFEWTKTNVTSTLHICWASQAGLYHHFDVPKVALDEKCFGVFPHTINKPHVPLLRGFDEVFNVPHSRHTEVRREDIEKNENLEILAESEEAGIFLVATKDGKQIFATGHAEYDPFSLKWEYDRDAAKGLDIALPRHYYPNDDPSRVPPATWRAHANLLFSNWLNYYVYQETPYDIGPQI from the coding sequence ATGCCAATCAAAATACCTGATACTCTACCAGCAAAAGAAGTACTTGAAGGAGAGAATATCTTCGTCATGGATGAAACTTCTGCATATCAGCAGGATATTCGTCCACTCCGTATCGCTATATTAAACCTGATGCCCACAAAGGAAACGACCGAAACACAATTGCTTCGTCTGGTGGGAAACACGCCTATTCAGGTGGATGTCGTTCTCGTACATCCCAAATCCCATACGTCGAAGAATACGTCTCAGGAGTATTTGGATCTGTTCTATAAAACCTTCGATGAGATTGAGCACCGCCGTTTCGATGGAATGATTATTACGGGTGCCCCGGTGGAACAGATGGATTTCGAAGACGTGAACTATTGGAATGAAATCCAGGAGATCTTCGAATGGACCAAAACCAATGTGACTTCAACCCTCCACATATGTTGGGCTTCCCAGGCAGGTTTATACCATCATTTTGACGTACCCAAGGTTGCACTTGATGAAAAGTGTTTTGGCGTTTTCCCACATACCATTAATAAACCACATGTTCCGTTGTTGCGTGGATTCGATGAAGTATTCAACGTTCCACATTCCCGTCATACGGAAGTGAGACGCGAAGATATTGAAAAGAATGAGAATTTAGAGATTTTGGCTGAATCCGAGGAAGCGGGGATCTTCCTGGTTGCTACCAAAGACGGCAAACAGATTTTTGCCACAGGACATGCCGAGTATGACCCGTTCTCATTAAAGTGGGAGTATGACCGGGATGCAGCCAAAGGGTTGGATATCGCATTGCCTAGACATTATTATCCGAATGACGACCCTTCCCGTGTGCCACCGGCTACTTGGCGCGCTCATGCCAACTTATTATTCTCTAACTGGCTCAATTACTATGTGTATCAAGAAACACCTTATGATATTGGTCCGCAAATCTAA